TAAATTCGGCTTTGGAAATTCTTTTCCCTTTTCTTAAAGGAATAATTTCTTTTAAATATTCACCAAGAGAATCAGGATAATATTCATTAGTTATCGTATCTTTTGAATAATTACCTTCCCCTTTTTTCACTTTAACAAATCTTATCTCTTTAATAACTTCTTCTTCGTTAGTAAATTTTTTAGAAAAACTAAATTGGAAAACATTTTTAAAAGAATAATTAAAATCAAAATCAGAAAAAAAGGAGTTTTCAAAAAAACCAATGATAAAAGAGGCTTTGGGATTATTTTGATTGGTGATACCCAATTTAGTAATTTTCTTTTTATTTAAATGATTTTTTTCTGTTTCCCTTTCATAAGTTAAAAAAAATTTACTTTCCTTAAAATAAAAATTGATACCCCAGCAATGGGTTAAAAAATAATTATTAGTATCCTTTCGGTAAGTAAAAGAATAGGTTGGATTAAAAGAATGGTAGGTTGGTGATGTGACAAAAGAAAAGATATTTCTATTGTAATAATCCTTCTTTAAAGAAATTTCATTGAAAAAGAAGTTAAATTTACTAACTCCAAAATAATCCCAGTTTTTTTCCTTTTTTATCAATTCTAATTTATTAAGAAAACTTAAACTTTTAACAGGCGAAAAATTTATTTGAAAAGATGTTCTATTTTTCAAAGGGAAATTAAAGAATTCTTCATTTTTTAATTGAGAAAGAATTTGGTAATTTTTAAATAGGTGAAGATTTTTAAAAGATAAAAAGATTTTTTCGCTTTGATAGGAAAAAGCAAAATTTGTTCCGTAACCATAACAATTTGTATCACCATAGGGTGAAAAAATATTTTCATCTTTTTTATTTACCATTCCACCAACTTGAATATTTAAATTTTCATTAATCGGTATTTCCAAATTAATTGAAGTAAAAAGATTTTCTTTTGGTAAATCTATTTTAGAGTAGGGAAGATATTTTCCCTTGTTTTTACCAACATAATAATAACAATTTTTTATATTATCATAATCATAATCTCCTAAACTTTCACCAACAAAGGTAAAATTTACCAGATAACTACCATTATTTTCGCCGACATAGAAAAATATCTCACCCTCTTTTTCATAATCACCCTTATTTTTGCCAACATAGCGAAAAGAATTTATGTAAGCCTTTGCTGTATCGTTGCCAATTTTGGTAAGATAGTTTTTTATTTCCTTATCAAAAAATTCTCTTTTATTCTTATCCTTTTCCCAATAATAACTTATATTAGTTTTTATTGGCAGGCGAGTAGTCAAAAGAGTTAAACAATAGTTATCTTTTTCGTAAATTTCTTCTTCGTATAAAAAATCTATTTCAATAAGATTGCGGGAGGTAATGATCCAACGATTAGTAAAACTTATAAAACCAAATTCGTAATCAATTAAATAATCTTCATTATTACCCCTTTTTAACAGTTTGCCATCTAAATATACCCTCTCACTATTTGGTAAGATTTTTATCGATTTATCCTTTTTTAGATAGTAAGGTCCTTGGATAAAATCTTTACCATAAAATTGTATCTTTTCATATTTAAAAGGAGTTGTTAAATAATGAAAATAAAGGGTTTCATAAAGATTTGTTTGAAAAAAAGATGCTCCTATACCTTGAGAAGAAAGTCTTCCAAAATGGGAAAAATCTATTTCTTTACCTTGATTTCCCCAAGTTAAAGAAAGGCTTTTTGTTTTCATTTTCAAATAAGAATTGTCCATCTCTTTTACTGATAAACCCTCTTCTTTATTTTCTTTGCCATTAAAGAAGCCTTCAAAATTTATTTCATCCACATTACCATTTAAGGAGAAATTTGTTTGCTGATTAAGATTTATCCCTTCTTTATTGTGATAATTTAATTTGATCTCTTTTTCTCCTTCTAAAATAATATCATTAAAACTGGTATTAAAAGAAGTATCAGTTATTAAAGGAGAGATAGCAGAAAGGGAATCAGATTCTATTTTCTTTATAATAGGAGGTGATAGAAAGGGGATTGAAAAAGGCAAATAAAAATAGATAATTTTAAGGGTACAGGGAAGTAAAGATGGCAACTTTTTTATCTCAATGACCCCTTTTTCATAATTAATAAAATAACCATCTTTTTTAACAAATTCTTTTTGAAAATAAAGGGTTTCTGAATTTTTTATAATTGGATAATTCTTTAGATAAATTGTTAAATAATTATTATTTATATTATTTATTATAAAAGTCTCTTCCCTTTTCAAATTGAAGAAGAGATAAAAACAGAAGAAAAAAAGGTTCATCAAATAAAATTTTAATTTTATATAACTTTAAAGTCAATTAATTAAATATATTCTACTATTTCCCTTGACATTTTAAAATTTTTGCCTATATTTGTATTAGTTATGTTTATAGAACGTTATAAATTCTTAATAGAAATATTTAAAAATGGGAAAAAATTTGCACAGAAGAAGAAAAACCTAATGAGGGGGTAATAGGGGGTAGGTGTATCATACGGGAATATTTTTAACTCTATTAGTGTTAATAATAATATTTTTATTAATGGTAATAACAATAACTTTATTAAGGCGAATAACAATAATCTTATTAATGGCCTTATAAATAAGCGGATTTTTAAGAATTTCGTAGTGCCTAAATAACTTATAGATATTAGACTATATAGATGAGTTTCCTATAAATGGAAAGAAAAGTAAAGCAAAATATAATAAATAATAAGAATAGTTAGGAGAACGATAAACCCACATAATAAAATGTTGCTTTATTCAGGATATTTTAGAAGATATTTATTTGAGCATAAGCAAAAGGTTTTTAGGGCATTTTTATCCTGACATCCTTATTACTCTGGTAAACATCTTTTAATACATTTACTATTTTTATTGACTTTTTCTAAAATTTTGGTATTATAATTTAGTGATAAATTTTAAAAGGAGGAGAGTATAGGAAATAAATGTGTTGTATGGAGAAGGAAGAAATCTATTATAAGCATAAAAGATATTTAGATTTATTGTTACTTTTTTTCGTCTTCATCACTGTCGTTCCCTTATTTCTTTTAATTTTTTTAGCAATCAAACTATCTTCCCGCGGTCCTCTCTTTTATAAACATAAAAGAGTAGGAAAAAATGGCAGACCCTTTTATGTTTATAAGTTTCGCACTATGGTGGATGGTGCTGAGGCGCTACTACCTAAAATTTTAAAGAATAATCCTCAGGCGCGAGAAGAGTTTGAAAATGGGTACAAGTTAAAAAACGATCCAAGGGTAACACCTATTGGGAAAATATTAAGAAAGACAAGTCTTGACGAGTTACCTCAATTAATAAATATCTTAAGAGGCGAAATGAGTTTTGTTGGACCAAGGCCAATTGTGGAAGAAGAAAAAGTGAAATACGGAGAATATTTACCTTTGCTTTTAAAAGAAAAACCTGGTTTGACAGGACTTTGGCAGGTTTCCGGTCGAAATAATCTTTCCTATGAAGAGCGGGTAGCCTTGGATATGGAATATATTCGCAAAAAGAGTTTACGTTTAGATATAAAAATTATTTTAAAAACTATTCCGGTACTCTTTTCGGGAAACGGAGCATATTGATAAATGATTTTCGTTACTGGTGGTGGTGGTTATATAGGCTCAGTAGTTGTTAGGTTATTGATTGAAAATGGTTATCAGGTGATCGTTTACGATAATTTATCCCGCGGACATTTATCGGCAATTGATAAAAGGGCGATTTTTATTAAAGGCGATTTGGCAGATAAGGATTTGCTTTCTAAGGTTTTTAAAAAGTATCCAATTGAAGCGGTTCTTCATTTTGCCGCCTATATTGAGGTTGGCGAATCGGTGAAATATCCTACTCTTTTCTTTGATAACAATGTGAAAAATTGTATAAATTTACTTAACTGTATGTGTGAAAATGGGTGTTATAAAATAATTTTTTCCTCTTCGGCAGCCGTGTATGGGGAACCAATTGAAATTCCAATTAAAGAAAACCATCCTTTATTACCAATAAATCCCTATGGAGAAACAAAAAGATTGATTGAAGAATTGCTTTTTTCTTATGAAAAATATTGTGGTTTGAAATTTATTTCTTTAAGATACTTTAATGTGGCGGGTGCTTACGAAAATTTAGGAGAGGATCACCGTCCAGAAACCCATCTAATTCCTTTGATTGTTAAAGCAGCATTGGGAAAGGAGAAAATTTTTAAAATCTATGGAGATGATTATCCAACACGAGATGGCACTTGTATTCGGGATTATATTCATGTGTATGATTTAGCAATTGCTCATATTTTGGCACTGAAAAAACTCTTAAAAGAAGATAAAAGCGAAGTTTATAATTTAGGAAGTGAAAATGGGTATTCGGTCAAAGAAGTTTTTGAGACAGCCTGTGAGGTTATTGGGAAAGAGATTCCTTATGAGATTGTTGATAGGAGACCTGGAGATGTGCCGATATTAATTGCCTCTTCCGAAAAAATTAAAAAAGAATTGGGTTGGAAGCGGGAAAAGGATGATTTAAAAGTAATAATTAAGGATACTTTTGAGTGGCATAAGAGATTTCCATCGGGCTATCCAGATTGAACCAAAATATTATCAATTAGACGGGCTTTGCCAAAAAAAACTGCCAAAGCGATACAAACTTTACCAGTAATTTCTTTTAGGGGTTCTAAAGTTTTCGCATCAACAATTTCAATATAATCAATTTTACCCGAACTTTCCGTAGTAATAATTTTTTCCATTTCTTTTATTATCTTTTCGGGATCTTTTTCTCCTTCCTTTATCATTTTTTTTGCTAACATTAATGACCGATAGAGCACCGTGGCTTCTTTCCTTTCCTTTTCGTTAAGATAAATATTTCTTGAACTACATGCTAATCCATCTTTTTCACGGACCGTTGGCGCCACAATAATTTTGATATCAAAATTTAGGTCTTTCGCCATTTTTTTTATAATCACTGCTTGCTGATAATCTTTTTGACCAAAAACGGCAATATGGGGTTTAACAATATTAAATAATTTAGTAACTACTGTTGCCACTCCTTCGAAATGACCAGGTCGAGAACGACCACAAAGACCTTCCGAAAGTTTTTTTACTTGGACATAGGTTAGACAAGGCTCCGGATACATTTCTTTTTCGCTGGGATAGAAAATAATATCTACCCCCAACTCCGCCAGTAACTTTTTATCTCTTTGGAAATCTCGGGGGTAAATTTGGTAGTCTTCTTTTGGACCAAATTGTAAGGGATTGACAAAAATACTAACAACGCAAACATCGCTTTTCCTTTTAGCAATTTTAACTAAACTCAAGTGTCCCTTATGAAGATAGCCCATTGTCGGTACAAAACCAATGATTTTCCCTTTTTTTCTTAACTGGTCGGCAATTTTCTGCATCTCTTTTATTTTCTTAACAACTTTCATCGGCTTTAAAACTATGTTCTTCATTAGGAAACTTTCCCTTTTTTACTTCTTCTAAATATTCGCTTACCGCCTTTTTAATTAAAGTTAATAAGTCGGCATATCTCTTAACAAACTTAAATTTCTTTTCGTTCAATCCTAACATATCATGAAGAACGAGAATTTGACCATCGCAATAGGGACCAGCACCAATTCCAATCGTCGGAATTTTTAATCTTTCCGTAACTATTTTTGCTACCTCCATTGGAACCTTTTCTAATACTATAGCAAAACAACCCGCTTCTTCTAACATCAGGGCATCTTTCAATAATTTTTCTTGTTCCTCTTTTGTTCGGGCTTGTAATTTGTAGCCGCCTAGCTGGTGAACCGATTGAGGAGTTAATCCTAAATGTCCCATAACTGGAATTCCAAATTTAACTAAATGTTCAACAATCGGCACCACCGGTTCGCCACCTTCCAATTTTACTCCTTGAGCGCCGGCTTTTAAAAATAAACCAGCATTTTTTAATGCCTCTTCTTTAGAAATTTGATAAGATAAAAAAGGCATATCACCAACAACAAAGGCTCTTTTTACCGCTCGGGCAACTGCTGAGGTAAACATTAACATCGCTGAAAGGTCAATGGGTAAAGTAGTTTCGTAACCAAAAATTACATTAGCAGCTGAATCGCCTACTAAGATTAAATCCACTCCGCTCTCGTCCAAGATTTTGGCAGTTAGATAATCATAGGCGGTTAAAGCAACAATTTTTTCTTTTTTTTCTTTCATTCTTAATAATAAATCAATAGTGACTTTCACATTAAACCAAAAATTTTCGTCCTTCCTTTAAATTTTCAATAGCAATTATTAAATCCCGAAAGGCTTTTGGATTTTCCCAATAGTTATAACTTTCCGTATTCACAATTAAGATGGGCACACGAGAATAATGGAAAAAAAATTGATTGTAGGCATTAGCAATTGCGAGCAGATATTCCCAATTAATTTTTTTTTCATATTCTCGCTCACTTCTGCGCAAACGTTCCCAAATTGTTTCTAAATTAGTTTGCAAAAAAACTATTTTAGTAGGTCTAAGAGTAAGATTTTTTTCTAAAAGTTGAAAAATTTTTTCGTAGATAAAATATTCACTTTCGGATAAATTGACACTAGCATAAATCTTATCTTTTTCCAATGTGTAATCACTTACAATTTTTTTCTCCGCAAATAAAGAAAGTTGGTTTAAACTTAGTTGTTGTTGATAACGGCTAAGAAGGAAAAAGAGTTGGGTCTGAAAGGCATAAGTTCTTTTGTTTTCGTAAAAATTTTTTAAAAAAGGATTTTCTAAATTATCTAATATCAATTCAGCACGCCAATAATTAGCTAATTTGGTAGCCAAATAAGTTTTGCCTATTCCCATAATCCCTTCTATTGCCACGTATTCGAGTTCCTTTTTTTCCATATCCGAACACCATTAGTATCTATCTTTTCGCTAAATTCTTTTAAGTTTTTTTTAACTACGGGATGATAGAAATCCGGCGCCACTTCCAATAAAGGGATTAATACAAAATTTCTTTCTAAGATTTTGGGATGAGGAATTTTAAGATATTTATCATCAATGATTTCTGAATTATAGAAAAGGATATCAATGTCTAATAAACGGGGAGCATTTTTGAACAATCTTAATCGGTAAAACCTATTTTCAATTTTTTTAATCATCTTCAAAACTTCTTTTGGTGGCAGGTTGGTTTTAAAGACGCCCACGCTATTAATAAAAGAAGGTTGAAAAGGAAAACCAACTGGTTTGGTTAGATAAAAAGAAGAAATTTTTTGGGGATAGATATTAACCTTTTCTAAAAATTTAATAGCCCTTTCAATATTTTTCACACGATTTCCGAGATTGCTACCAAAGGATAAAATTACCTCTTTCATTTATAAAAATAATGAAAATTCTAAATTTTGTCAATAAATTTATTAGCCAATTCTTCAAAACTTCTTCGCCATTTTTGAGGATCCGGAAATTCAGCGATATTTATCGCTAACCATTGGTAAAAATTTTTCTCAGATAAAAAAGGTAGATAATATTTAGTGGTTGATTCATAGATTGTTAATAAATAACCGACCACCTTTTTATTTAATAATTCAATTGTGTCAATTAAATTCCTTAAAGATTGGTTAAACTTATCTTCGGGAAAGTAATTTGGTTGGTTAAGAAAAATACCCCATTCACATTGAATCAATGCTTTTATTTCTCCTTGATAGAAGACGCCCAAGTCAATAATTTTCCCTTTTATATTCAAGCCTGCTCGAACTAACCAATGGGGTAATGTTAAGAAATATCTTCGGGCATGATAATAAGCAATTACTTTTAAATCTTCTTTGGAAAAGAGACGGAAGGAAAGTAAATCTTCTTTTATTTTAACCAAAAATTGACCGGTTAAAAATTGGTTAAAAGTTTGATAACTCATTCATGAATAAAAAAATTGGTTAAAAGAATTATTAAAAATATTCCTAAAATAAAGATTATAAAAGAGTAAATACTTTTTCTTAAATCTATTTCCCGATGGAGTTCCGGAATAATATCAGAAGAGGCGATATAAAGAAAATTACCTCCGGCTAAGGAGAGAAGAAAGGGTAAAAGGGATTGGAATTTTTCTAAGAAAAGAAAGCCGATAATTGCTCCTAAGACGGCGGCAGTAGCACTTAGAAAATTATAAAATAATGCTTTCCTTTTGGTGTAACCTCCATAAACAAGAATTGCAAAATCACCAATCTCTTGCGGTATTTCGTGGACAATTGTTCCTAATGTTATTAACAGACCGGTTTTCAAAGAAGTTAAATAACCAGCAGCAATTATTAAGCCATCAATGAAATTATGAAGGGAATCACCAAGGAGATTAAGAGGACCAATCGGATGGATTTCACATTTAGGCAAATGGCAATGACGCCAACGGATAATTCTTTCTAAGATGAAAAAGATGAGAAAACCAATGGTTAAAAAAAGAGAAAAGAGATAAGGAGGGAAATGTTCAATAGTTTCTTTTAAAATATGAAAAAAGACAATACCGAAGAGAACACCACCGGCAAAAGCGACTAAATAATAAATAATTTTTTCAAATAGATTAGTTTTAAAAAATAAAAAGAAAATGCCAATAAGAGAAAGAAGGCTAACAAAAATGGAAGAAAAGAGAGTATATAGAAAAATCATAATTGGTCGATGTGATAGCCAACCATTAGGGCTCGTTCATTCATTTCTAAAAACTGGGGTGTTACTCGATGAGAGATTGCTTTTTTTAATGATTCAATCTTTACAATTTCCGTAAAACGAGCCAGAGAGCCCAAAAGAATGATATTGGCAAATAATTCCCGTCCCAATTTTTCTTTAGCAATCAATGAAAAAGGAAAGGCATAAATTTTTATATTTTCTTTATTAAAATTTCCACAGTAATAAGAGTCAATAATCAGAATACCGTTCTCTTTTAATTTTTTAATATATTCCTCCAGGGCTTGGCGGCTTAAGCAAGCCAAAATATCTAAATTCTGAGTTTGAGGAAAATAGATTGGTTTGTCACTGATAATTATATCGGCTTTAGAGGCGCCACCTCGTGCTTCTGGACCATACGATTGAGTTTGGGAAACATATTTATTTTCATAAACACCCACTGCTTCGGCTAAAACAATTGCCGCAAAAATAATTCCTTGGCCACCAGTTCCAGCAATTCTAATCTCTTTTTTCATCTATTATCCTTTTTAATTTTTCACAATACTCTTCTCTTTCTCTATCTAATAAAATACCAATCGCAATTTTATCAGCGGGTATTTCGGAAAGGTCTTTGATATGGGAAATATTAATTGCCCTATTTTTAAAATCTTCTAACATTTTTACTGCGTCGCCTAATCTATTTAAACGACCGTAAAGGGTTGGACATTGAGAAATTACTTCTACCACTGAAAACCCTTTTTTTGTTAGTGCTTTTTTAAATATATTTTTTAAATGGGCAGTATGATAGGTAGTGGAACGAGCAAAAAACACAGCACCAGCACTTTTTGAGATTTCATAAATATCAAATTCTTCTTCGGGATTGCCATAAGGGGTTGTATAAGTAAATTTTCCTTTTGGAGTTGTGGGTGAAACCTGACCACCAGTCATTCCGTAATTAAAATTATTAATAATTATTACTGTTAAATCAATATTTCTTCTTGCCGCGTGGATAAAATGGCTCAAGCCGATTGCCAAGATATCACCGTCACCACCAATAACAATCACCTTTAAATGGGGCTTTGCCAATTTTACTCCGATAGCACAAGGAATTGCCCGACCGTGAAGGGTATGAAAGGTATCACAATCAATATATCCAGGAATACGAGAAGAACAGCCAATTCCTGATACCAAACAGATATTATTTTTATCTAAATTTAATTCGTTAAAAGTTCTTATAAGAATATTAGTAATTGTTCCGATACCACAACCAGGGCATAAAATATGGGGAAATCTTTCGTCTAATCTTAAATAATTTTTTATCTCTTCTTTCATATTACCGCTAATATTTCTTCCGGAGTTATTATTTCACCGTCATATCTCTGAACACCAACAATTTCAATTTCCGGACTTATTGCCCTTTCAATTTCATTGATTAATTGTCCTTGGTTCATTTCAACAACAATTACCTTCTTAGCACTTTTTAATAAAGATTTTAAGGGTTTATCTGGAAAAGGCCAGATTGTTTTAAGGCGAATATAACCTAAGGCTCTTTTTTCTTCTTTTTCAAAGATATATTTTGCTTCTAACGCAGTGCGGGCAGATATTCCGTAAGAGATAAGACAAATTTCGGCACCAATATCTTGATATTCTAAATCCCATAATTTTTCTTTATTATCTTCAATTTTTCTTTTTAGCCTATCTAATTTTCTCTTAATCTCTTCTGGGTTATTAGTAGGAAACCCATCTTCCCGATGAGTAAGTCCAGAAATATGGATTCGATAGCCTTCACCAAAATAGGCAACTTCCGCATCATAAATTGTCTCTTCTGAATAGAGTAAAAATTCTTCAGGGCTTTTTTTCTTTCTCTTTGGTTGGTAGATTTCAATTTCTTCGGGCAATTCAACCACTTCTCGCATATGAGCAATTATTTCATCGGTTAGCAAAATTACCGGTACCCTTAAAAAATAGGCAGTATTAACTGCTTTAACTGTTAAATAGAAACTTTCCAAGACACTGTAAGGATAAAAAACAACAATCGGATGGTCGCCGTGGGTTCCCCATCTTGCTTGCATTACATCGCTTTGGGAAGGTTTTGTCGGCAAGCCGGTAGCCGGACCACCTCTTTGGACATTTACAATAAGACAAGGTATTTCTGCCATACAAGCATAACCAATCCCTTCTTGCATCAAAGAGAAACCAGGTCCAGAAGTGGCGGTCATTGCTTTCATACCAGCAGCACTAGCACCAATCACCGCATTTATTGAAGCAATTTCGTCTTCCATTTGGATAAAAACTCCGCCAATTTTTGGTAATTCCCTTGCCATATATTCAGCAATTTCGGTAGATGGAGTAATTGGGTAGCCAGCAAAAAATCTTATTCCGGCTTTTATCGCTCCAATCGCAACCGCTTCATTTCCCGATAATAACTGACGCATTATTTCTCTTTTTCAATAAAAATAGCAAAATCTGGACACATCAACTCACAAAGATAACAGGCGATACATTCATCAGGATTTTTGGCAAATACCTTAAAATCCTTATCCCAATCTAAAACCTTTTTCGGACAGAAATTTATACAAATACCACAACCTTTACAAAAATATTTTATAACTTTTATCTTTTTATTATCTTTAGAAAGATAAACCTTTGGTTCTTCTTTTAAGAATTTTTTCACAGATTTAACTTTGCTAATAAATTAACTATCTCTTGTGGCTCTTCAAAAACTTCGATACCAGCACTTATAAAGGCTTCAATTTTACTTTGGGCAGTTCCTTTTCCCTGCTCAATAATTGCTCCGGCATGTCCCATTCTCTTTTCCGGTGGAGCAGTTTTTCCAGCAATGAAACCAAATATTGGTTTTTTGATGTTTCTTTTTACAAACTTTGCTGCCTCTTCTTCATCCAAACCGCCAATCTCACCAATAATGACAATCGCTTTTGTTTCTTCATCTTTATTAAAAAGTTTTAAAATATCAACAAAATCCATTCCTTTAATTGGGTCACCACCAATACCAACAATTGTTGATAATCCATATTTGGTTTGCGAGATATGATAAGATATTTCATAAGTCAAAGTTCCGCTTCTGGAGACAACACCAATAACACCCCTTTTAAAATATTCGTGAGGGATAATACCAATTTTTACCTCTTCCGGAACCAATATTCCTGGGCAGTTTGGTCCCAATAGTTTAGATTTTTTATTTTTTAGATAGGCATTAATTTTCATCATATCATGAACTGGTATTCCTTCGGTGATTACGACAATCAAAGGGATGTTTTCATCTATTGCTTCGTAAATAGCATCAGTAGCAAAGGCAGCAGGAACAAATATAATACTGGCATCAAATTCAAAATATTTCTTTGCTTCATAAATAGAATTAAAGACCGGTATTGGTTCACTATTTTGAAAATCAATCTTCTGGCTACCTTTTCCTGGTGTCACACCGGCAAGGATTTTTGTGCCAAAATTAATCATTCTCTGGGTATGGAACTGTCCGTCCCTGCCGGTAATTCCTTGAACCAAAACCTTTGTATCTTTATTAATTAAAATACTCATAATTTTACGGCAATTTCCACTGCCTTTTTAATCGCCTCTTTCATATCATCAATTAAAATTAC
This genomic stretch from candidate division WOR-3 bacterium harbors:
- the folK gene encoding 2-amino-4-hydroxy-6-hydroxymethyldihydropteridine diphosphokinase, translated to MKEVILSFGSNLGNRVKNIERAIKFLEKVNIYPQKISSFYLTKPVGFPFQPSFINSVGVFKTNLPPKEVLKMIKKIENRFYRLRLFKNAPRLLDIDILFYNSEIIDDKYLKIPHPKILERNFVLIPLLEVAPDFYHPVVKKNLKEFSEKIDTNGVRIWKKRNSNTWQ
- the panC gene encoding pantoate--beta-alanine ligase, which produces MKVVKKIKEMQKIADQLRKKGKIIGFVPTMGYLHKGHLSLVKIAKRKSDVCVVSIFVNPLQFGPKEDYQIYPRDFQRDKKLLAELGVDIIFYPSEKEMYPEPCLTYVQVKKLSEGLCGRSRPGHFEGVATVVTKLFNIVKPHIAVFGQKDYQQAVIIKKMAKDLNFDIKIIVAPTVREKDGLACSSRNIYLNEKERKEATVLYRSLMLAKKMIKEGEKDPEKIIKEMEKIITTESSGKIDYIEIVDAKTLEPLKEITGKVCIALAVFFGKARLIDNILVQSG
- a CDS encoding deoxynucleoside kinase, coding for MGIGKTYLATKLANYWRAELILDNLENPFLKNFYENKRTYAFQTQLFFLLSRYQQQLSLNQLSLFAEKKIVSDYTLEKDKIYASVNLSESEYFIYEKIFQLLEKNLTLRPTKIVFLQTNLETIWERLRRSEREYEKKINWEYLLAIANAYNQFFFHYSRVPILIVNTESYNYWENPKAFRDLIIAIENLKEGRKFLV
- the galE gene encoding UDP-glucose 4-epimerase GalE; protein product: MIFVTGGGGYIGSVVVRLLIENGYQVIVYDNLSRGHLSAIDKRAIFIKGDLADKDLLSKVFKKYPIEAVLHFAAYIEVGESVKYPTLFFDNNVKNCINLLNCMCENGCYKIIFSSSAAVYGEPIEIPIKENHPLLPINPYGETKRLIEELLFSYEKYCGLKFISLRYFNVAGAYENLGEDHRPETHLIPLIVKAALGKEKIFKIYGDDYPTRDGTCIRDYIHVYDLAIAHILALKKLLKEDKSEVYNLGSENGYSVKEVFETACEVIGKEIPYEIVDRRPGDVPILIASSEKIKKELGWKREKDDLKVIIKDTFEWHKRFPSGYPD
- the panB gene encoding 3-methyl-2-oxobutanoate hydroxymethyltransferase → MKEKKEKIVALTAYDYLTAKILDESGVDLILVGDSAANVIFGYETTLPIDLSAMLMFTSAVARAVKRAFVVGDMPFLSYQISKEEALKNAGLFLKAGAQGVKLEGGEPVVPIVEHLVKFGIPVMGHLGLTPQSVHQLGGYKLQARTKEEQEKLLKDALMLEEAGCFAIVLEKVPMEVAKIVTERLKIPTIGIGAGPYCDGQILVLHDMLGLNEKKFKFVKRYADLLTLIKKAVSEYLEEVKKGKFPNEEHSFKADESC
- a CDS encoding sugar transferase; the protein is MEKEEIYYKHKRYLDLLLLFFVFITVVPLFLLIFLAIKLSSRGPLFYKHKRVGKNGRPFYVYKFRTMVDGAEALLPKILKNNPQAREEFENGYKLKNDPRVTPIGKILRKTSLDELPQLINILRGEMSFVGPRPIVEEEKVKYGEYLPLLLKEKPGLTGLWQVSGRNNLSYEERVALDMEYIRKKSLRLDIKIILKTIPVLFSGNGAY
- a CDS encoding thiamine pyrophosphate-dependent enzyme; translated protein: MKEEIKNYLRLDERFPHILCPGCGIGTITNILIRTFNELNLDKNNICLVSGIGCSSRIPGYIDCDTFHTLHGRAIPCAIGVKLAKPHLKVIVIGGDGDILAIGLSHFIHAARRNIDLTVIIINNFNYGMTGGQVSPTTPKGKFTYTTPYGNPEEEFDIYEISKSAGAVFFARSTTYHTAHLKNIFKKALTKKGFSVVEVISQCPTLYGRLNRLGDAVKMLEDFKNRAINISHIKDLSEIPADKIAIGILLDREREEYCEKLKRIIDEKRD
- the sucD gene encoding succinate--CoA ligase subunit alpha, whose amino-acid sequence is MSILINKDTKVLVQGITGRDGQFHTQRMINFGTKILAGVTPGKGSQKIDFQNSEPIPVFNSIYEAKKYFEFDASIIFVPAAFATDAIYEAIDENIPLIVVITEGIPVHDMMKINAYLKNKKSKLLGPNCPGILVPEEVKIGIIPHEYFKRGVIGVVSRSGTLTYEISYHISQTKYGLSTIVGIGGDPIKGMDFVDILKLFNKDEETKAIVIIGEIGGLDEEEAAKFVKRNIKKPIFGFIAGKTAPPEKRMGHAGAIIEQGKGTAQSKIEAFISAGIEVFEEPQEIVNLLAKLNL
- a CDS encoding 2-oxoacid:acceptor oxidoreductase family protein, whose translation is MKKEIRIAGTGGQGIIFAAIVLAEAVGVYENKYVSQTQSYGPEARGGASKADIIISDKPIYFPQTQNLDILACLSRQALEEYIKKLKENGILIIDSYYCGNFNKENIKIYAFPFSLIAKEKLGRELFANIILLGSLARFTEIVKIESLKKAISHRVTPQFLEMNERALMVGYHIDQL
- a CDS encoding ferredoxin family protein translates to MKKFLKEEPKVYLSKDNKKIKVIKYFCKGCGICINFCPKKVLDWDKDFKVFAKNPDECIACYLCELMCPDFAIFIEKEK
- a CDS encoding ZIP family metal transporter, which produces MIFLYTLFSSIFVSLLSLIGIFFLFFKTNLFEKIIYYLVAFAGGVLFGIVFFHILKETIEHFPPYLFSLFLTIGFLIFFILERIIRWRHCHLPKCEIHPIGPLNLLGDSLHNFIDGLIIAAGYLTSLKTGLLITLGTIVHEIPQEIGDFAILVYGGYTKRKALFYNFLSATAAVLGAIIGFLFLEKFQSLLPFLLSLAGGNFLYIASSDIIPELHREIDLRKSIYSFIIFILGIFLIILLTNFFIHE
- a CDS encoding 2-oxoacid:acceptor oxidoreductase subunit alpha, translating into MRQLLSGNEAVAIGAIKAGIRFFAGYPITPSTEIAEYMARELPKIGGVFIQMEDEIASINAVIGASAAGMKAMTATSGPGFSLMQEGIGYACMAEIPCLIVNVQRGGPATGLPTKPSQSDVMQARWGTHGDHPIVVFYPYSVLESFYLTVKAVNTAYFLRVPVILLTDEIIAHMREVVELPEEIEIYQPKRKKKSPEEFLLYSEETIYDAEVAYFGEGYRIHISGLTHREDGFPTNNPEEIKRKLDRLKRKIEDNKEKLWDLEYQDIGAEICLISYGISARTALEAKYIFEKEEKRALGYIRLKTIWPFPDKPLKSLLKSAKKVIVVEMNQGQLINEIERAISPEIEIVGVQRYDGEIITPEEILAVI